From Myxococcales bacterium, the proteins below share one genomic window:
- the ychF gene encoding redox-regulated ATPase YchF, with translation MALSVGIVGLPNVGKSTLFNSLSSAKAEAANYPFCTIEPNVGVVVVPDPRLAALDTVIHAEKIVPTHVNFVDIAGLVRGASKGEGLGNQFLSHIREVDAIVQVARCFEDANVVHVENRVDPVSDILTVTTELCLKDLETVQKRLERAKKMLKGGSAIEKLAVEICEPLAKHLDEGKPARTFVLPEHNDTATVMREMQLLTAKPAFYVANVDEASLGEANLEKNAHYRALKAHAESEGAPIVAVCAALEEQIAQLEPADRPAFLEAAGLSEPGLNAVIRAGYKLLNLLTFFTAGKVEVRAWTTKVGAKAPQAAGVIHTDFEKGFIKAEVMWWEDLVRLGSEAKCRDAGKLAIEGKEYVMRDGDVVHFRFNV, from the coding sequence ATGGCGCTCTCCGTCGGCATCGTCGGCCTCCCCAACGTGGGCAAGTCCACCCTCTTCAACTCGCTGTCGTCGGCGAAGGCCGAGGCGGCAAACTACCCGTTTTGCACGATCGAGCCGAACGTCGGGGTCGTCGTCGTCCCCGACCCGCGCCTCGCCGCGCTCGACACGGTGATCCACGCCGAGAAGATCGTGCCCACGCACGTGAACTTCGTCGACATCGCGGGGCTCGTGCGGGGGGCGTCCAAAGGCGAGGGCCTCGGCAACCAGTTTCTTTCGCACATCCGCGAGGTCGACGCGATCGTCCAGGTCGCGCGGTGCTTCGAGGACGCGAACGTGGTCCACGTCGAGAACCGCGTCGACCCGGTGAGCGACATCCTCACGGTCACGACCGAGCTTTGCCTGAAAGACCTCGAGACCGTGCAGAAGCGCCTCGAGCGCGCGAAGAAGATGCTCAAGGGCGGAAGCGCCATCGAGAAGCTCGCGGTCGAGATCTGCGAGCCCCTCGCCAAGCACCTCGACGAGGGCAAGCCGGCGCGCACGTTCGTGCTCCCCGAGCACAACGACACGGCCACGGTCATGCGCGAGATGCAGCTCCTCACGGCGAAGCCCGCGTTCTACGTGGCCAACGTCGACGAGGCGTCCCTCGGAGAGGCGAACCTCGAGAAGAACGCGCACTACCGCGCGCTCAAGGCTCACGCCGAGTCGGAGGGTGCGCCCATCGTCGCCGTGTGCGCGGCCCTCGAGGAGCAGATCGCGCAGCTCGAGCCGGCCGACCGCCCCGCGTTCCTCGAGGCCGCCGGACTCTCGGAGCCGGGCCTGAACGCGGTGATCCGCGCTGGCTACAAACTCCTCAATCTATTGACCTTTTTCACGGCCGGGAAGGTCGAAGTGCGGGCCTGGACGACCAAGGTCGGGGCGAAGGCGCCTCAAGCCGCGGGCGTCATCCACACGGACTTCGAGAAGGGCTTCATCAAGGCCGAGGTCATGTGGTGGGAGGACCTCGTTCGCCTCGGGAGCGAAGCCAAGTGCCGCGACGCCGGCAAGCTCGCGATCGAAGGCAAAGAGTACGTGATGCGCGACGGCGACGTCGTGCACTTCCGCTTCAACGTCTGA
- a CDS encoding CD225/dispanin family protein produces the protein MFCPNCGNQNAEAAQTCVKCGFALKGSAAPKFKGTMLMMNAEQGGAQPPAAGGAGAVGAAPRPAAPSKLKGTMVGVAPPSFGAAPAPPEAPLDFGAPPAAPPFAPAPEAPAFGGPPPPAPSPDFAFGATAVAPAGMGDPSFGQPPPPAPMGDPGFGAPAPQAGFGAPAPQAGFGAPAPQAGFGAPAPQAGFGAPDPMGGAPMGGAPMGGAPMGGAPMMGGAPMGGPPMGGAPMGPPMGGPPMMGGAPMGGGAGGDVNTTLPLILGILSCFCCGISFVLGVVAIVFTQQAKSAKASGDMATAQQKAKLATILGGVGIGIGVLVDLGYSISMRM, from the coding sequence ATGTTCTGCCCCAACTGCGGGAATCAAAACGCGGAAGCAGCTCAGACGTGCGTCAAGTGTGGGTTCGCCCTGAAGGGATCCGCGGCACCGAAGTTCAAGGGCACGATGCTCATGATGAACGCGGAGCAAGGGGGCGCTCAGCCTCCCGCGGCTGGCGGCGCCGGTGCCGTCGGTGCGGCTCCCCGTCCGGCTGCCCCATCGAAGCTGAAGGGCACGATGGTCGGCGTCGCCCCGCCCTCGTTCGGTGCGGCGCCCGCGCCTCCGGAGGCCCCGCTCGACTTCGGCGCACCCCCCGCGGCACCGCCGTTCGCTCCGGCGCCCGAAGCGCCGGCCTTCGGCGGTCCGCCGCCCCCCGCCCCATCGCCGGACTTCGCCTTCGGGGCCACGGCGGTCGCCCCCGCGGGGATGGGTGATCCGAGCTTCGGTCAGCCGCCTCCGCCCGCCCCGATGGGAGATCCCGGTTTTGGCGCGCCCGCGCCTCAGGCCGGTTTTGGCGCGCCCGCGCCTCAGGCCGGGTTCGGTGCGCCAGCGCCTCAGGCCGGGTTCGGTGCGCCGGCGCCTCAGGCCGGGTTCGGCGCCCCTGACCCGATGGGAGGCGCTCCGATGGGAGGCGCTCCGATGGGAGGCGCTCCGATGGGAGGCGCTCCGATGATGGGAGGCGCTCCGATGGGCGGTCCTCCCATGGGAGGCGCCCCGATGGGTCCTCCGATGGGCGGTCCTCCGATGATGGGGGGCGCTCCGATGGGAGGGGGTGCCGGCGGAGACGTCAACACGACGCTCCCCCTCATCCTCGGCATCCTCTCGTGCTTCTGCTGCGGCATCAGCTTCGTGCTGGGCGTCGTCGCCATCGTGTTCACGCAGCAGGCGAAGAGCGCGAAGGCGTCGGGCGACATGGCGACCGCCCAACAGAAGGCGAAGCTCGCCACGATCCTCGGCGGCGTCGGCATCGGCATCGGCGTCCTCGTCGACCTCGGCTACTCGATCTCGATGCGCATGTGA
- a CDS encoding NAD(P)H-dependent oxidoreductase subunit E, which translates to MPFELSPEREQTLTDILGRYPNKMAACIPLLHLCQEQNGWVSEDVMAFVASRLELPMAHVQGVVTFYTLFNQKPVGKHQVWVCRTLPCALRGAGELLHHCEKKLGIHAGETTPDGAITLRTAECLASCGTAPMIQVDKDYHENLTPEKVDAILDGLRR; encoded by the coding sequence ATGCCCTTCGAGCTCAGCCCCGAACGCGAACAGACCCTCACCGATATCCTCGGCCGCTACCCGAACAAAATGGCGGCGTGCATCCCGCTCCTGCACCTCTGCCAAGAGCAAAACGGCTGGGTTTCCGAGGACGTGATGGCCTTCGTTGCATCCCGTCTCGAGCTCCCGATGGCCCACGTGCAGGGCGTCGTCACGTTCTACACGCTCTTCAACCAGAAGCCGGTCGGCAAGCACCAGGTCTGGGTCTGCCGCACCCTCCCCTGCGCCCTCCGCGGCGCCGGCGAGCTCCTGCACCACTGCGAGAAAAAGCTCGGCATCCACGCGGGGGAGACTACGCCGGACGGCGCCATCACCCTACGGACGGCCGAGTGCCTGGCGAGCTGCGGGACCGCGCCGATGATTCAGGTCGACAAGGACTACCACGAGAACCTCACGCCCGAAAAAGTGGACGCGATTCTCGACGGTCTCCGTCGCTGA
- the nuoF gene encoding NADH-quinone oxidoreductase subunit NuoF produces MLKHTNLLTKVYGIKDGHTLAVYEREARGYEAAKKVLTSMTREQVVDEAKKANIRGRGGAGFPMGIKWSFMRPHPTKPAYLVLNADEGEPGTHKDRTLMEQNPHAVIEGCIIGCYGIGAHTAYIYVRDELHLSKARLNDAIKEARAKGYLGAKPFGKDYAVDVHVHTGAGAYICGEETSLLNSLEGRRGEPRLKPPFPAQVGAFGCPTTVNNLETIGVVPSAFLMGCEEFSKQSALHHIGDGGVRLYGVNGHVKKPGVVELAVGPTLRELIYDIGGGVLGDKPLWAIIPGGSSTPVLRADELVNAPDEKSPLHEYHGKSILDVPMGVDTARGLGTMLGTCCITVMAEGTSPVAAMHNLMQFYRHESCGQCTPCREGSGWLLRICEKLMNGTCTMQELDTLHEVANNIMGNTICAFGEGTAMPALGFLKKFRKDFEAYVRDPKAGKRATLVVEGESFLPSHAQAAE; encoded by the coding sequence ATGCTCAAGCACACGAATCTACTCACGAAAGTCTACGGAATCAAAGACGGCCACACGTTGGCCGTGTACGAGCGTGAGGCCCGCGGTTACGAGGCCGCGAAGAAGGTCCTCACCTCGATGACCCGCGAGCAGGTCGTGGACGAGGCCAAGAAGGCCAACATCCGCGGTCGTGGCGGCGCAGGCTTCCCCATGGGGATCAAGTGGAGCTTCATGCGGCCCCACCCGACGAAGCCCGCCTACCTCGTCTTGAACGCCGACGAAGGCGAGCCCGGCACCCACAAAGACCGCACGCTCATGGAGCAGAACCCTCACGCGGTCATCGAGGGGTGCATCATCGGGTGCTACGGGATCGGCGCCCACACGGCCTACATCTACGTCCGCGACGAGCTCCACCTGTCGAAGGCCCGCCTGAACGACGCCATCAAGGAAGCACGCGCGAAGGGGTACCTCGGCGCGAAGCCCTTCGGAAAAGACTACGCGGTCGACGTTCACGTGCACACGGGAGCCGGCGCCTACATCTGCGGCGAAGAGACCTCGCTCTTGAACTCGCTCGAGGGCCGCCGCGGCGAGCCTCGCCTGAAGCCCCCCTTCCCCGCCCAGGTCGGCGCGTTCGGCTGCCCCACCACGGTGAACAACCTCGAGACGATCGGCGTGGTCCCGAGCGCATTTCTCATGGGCTGCGAGGAGTTCTCGAAGCAGTCGGCCCTCCACCACATCGGGGACGGCGGCGTTCGCCTCTACGGCGTGAACGGTCACGTGAAGAAGCCGGGCGTCGTCGAGCTCGCGGTCGGACCGACCCTTCGAGAGCTCATCTACGACATCGGCGGCGGTGTGCTCGGCGACAAGCCGCTCTGGGCCATCATCCCCGGCGGCTCGTCGACCCCCGTGCTCCGCGCCGACGAGCTCGTGAACGCCCCGGACGAGAAATCGCCGCTCCACGAGTACCACGGCAAGAGCATCCTCGACGTGCCCATGGGCGTCGACACGGCGCGCGGCCTCGGCACCATGCTGGGGACCTGCTGCATCACGGTCATGGCCGAGGGGACGAGCCCGGTCGCCGCGATGCACAACCTCATGCAGTTTTACCGCCACGAGTCGTGCGGCCAGTGCACGCCGTGCCGCGAGGGCTCCGGCTGGCTGCTCCGCATCTGCGAGAAGCTCATGAACGGTACGTGCACCATGCAGGAGCTCGACACGCTCCACGAGGTCGCCAACAACATCATGGGCAACACCATCTGCGCGTTCGGCGAGGGCACGGCGATGCCGGCGCTCGGCTTCCTGAAGAAGTTCCGTAAGGACTTCGAGGCCTACGTCCGCGACCCGAAGGCCGGCAAGCGCGCCACCCTCGTCGTGGAGGGCGAGAGCTTCCTGCCTTCCCACGCTCAAGCCGCCGAATGA
- a CDS encoding NADH-quinone oxidoreductase subunit J, translating to MNLGQAYFWICATMAVIGAIATVAAKNPIRGAMGLLLMILNIAGLFLALHAQFLAAIQLIVYAGAIVVLFLFVIMLIGPSASTPSDKRGLPSRVVGAAAFGLSGIAAMGLLVRAGLAAAEANPGAGTEPPLPPNDFGTIDTLGRLLFTQGLVPFELSSALLMVAIIGAVAVARGKQPAPAVDTKVAAKAKTKEIAS from the coding sequence GTGAATCTCGGACAAGCCTACTTCTGGATCTGCGCCACCATGGCGGTCATCGGAGCGATCGCCACGGTCGCTGCGAAGAACCCCATCCGCGGCGCCATGGGCCTCTTGCTCATGATCTTGAACATCGCGGGGCTCTTCCTCGCGCTCCACGCGCAGTTCCTCGCGGCGATCCAGCTCATCGTGTACGCGGGCGCGATCGTGGTCCTCTTCCTGTTCGTGATCATGCTCATCGGTCCGTCGGCGAGCACGCCGTCGGACAAACGCGGCCTCCCGAGCCGCGTGGTGGGCGCGGCAGCCTTCGGGCTGTCGGGCATCGCGGCGATGGGCCTGCTCGTCCGCGCGGGCCTCGCGGCCGCCGAAGCGAATCCGGGCGCGGGCACGGAGCCTCCGCTCCCTCCGAACGACTTCGGCACGATCGACACCCTCGGCCGCCTCCTCTTCACCCAGGGGCTCGTACCTTTCGAGCTCTCGAGCGCGCTGCTCATGGTCGCCATCATCGGGGCCGTCGCCGTCGCGCGCGGCAAGCAGCCCGCCCCCGCCGTCGACACGAAGGTCGCGGCCAAGGCCAAGACGAAGGAGATCGCCTCGTGA
- the nuoK gene encoding NADH-quinone oxidoreductase subunit NuoK: protein MTTNSYVLLSAILFTIGGIGFLVRRNVLVTLMSIEVMLNAVNVALVAFNRSMPKAHTGQLFAFFLIAAEAAEVAVGLAIVISIFRLRRSVRTDEADLLKN, encoded by the coding sequence ATCACCACGAACAGCTACGTGTTGCTCTCCGCCATCCTGTTCACCATCGGCGGCATCGGGTTCCTCGTGCGCCGCAACGTGCTCGTCACCCTGATGAGCATCGAGGTGATGCTCAACGCGGTGAACGTGGCGCTCGTCGCGTTCAACCGGTCGATGCCCAAGGCCCACACCGGCCAGCTCTTCGCGTTCTTCCTCATCGCCGCCGAGGCGGCCGAGGTCGCCGTCGGTTTGGCCATCGTCATCTCGATCTTCCGTCTTCGCCGCTCGGTGCGCACGGACGAGGCCGACCTCCTCAAGAACTAG